The region gcgtttcacatctacaacatgtgccaaaaatgcgtgacactccttgcgtaggcacttctgagcttggatacttgagatgatacgaagattggtactaggtttgtcgcccaagacaaggaaggtttcgccggttggcagattaaggcgaacggccttatcgtaacataaaatgtccgcatgatgtgaactcagccaatccatgccaatgatgacatccaaactcttaatcgagactcgcatgaggttgattggaaagggattatcgtttagagttagggtgcagtttaagtatatctccttagtgccttcggttttcccgttggccatttctactatgaatggttcacttaatgattgtggtattggttttagcatgcctttaaagtcgtgactcacaaaactcatttccgctccactatcaaacaaaatgcatgcatacgagttatcgagaagaaacgtacccgtaacaacagtagggtccgcaacggcttcatcttgtcccattgcgaaaactcggccccttccgccggtattcctgttgtttgccttcggccAGTCCCTGCGATAGTGCCccgtgtctccgcactcaaagcaggcgcggcTTACTCTGGTATTAGTAGTGGGggtggattgttgggttggctctttgCAGTAGCGGGCTATAtgtcccttcttattgcacctggtgcattgaagatCACGACaaagaccgtggtggtggaagctgcattggtTACACTTTGGAAGTTtcccattgtatgagcttgtgggggcagagttggtaggtataGTAATCGCGTGGGTCgctactacttgttgtttcttggggttctcctggagggtttgtcccttcctcttgttccaaggcctactctggccctgagcctccttaggtggatttgcggttgctgcaatggtaccctgttttactctgtggtcgatgagtcgctgagctaGGCGTTTAGCGTTGTTGTAggtaatagggttggaagctaggacatgcccttgaatctggggtgacaacccccaaatgtacctttcgaccttctttgattctgggttgaccatggttgggcacaaagcagcgaggtcgttgaacctagctgtgtaggcgactagatcagacaCAGTCATTTTtagattccagagctcctgctcaagcttttgcacttcgcctcttgggcagtattcttccagtagtagaaccttcaaatcttcccaactcatggcgttagcgacagtgagcgtcactgaattcacatggcttttccaccaagtgagggctcgatctatgaaggtgcaagcagcgaacttaaccttgcttgtttcttggcacgagcagatatcgaagactgtttcggtcttttcgaaccattgcattagtgcaatgactcctccaatgccattaaaagtctttggctttgagttggagaactccttgtagatACACTCCCTTAATTGACCATGACCGGTGCCACGATTTGAATGATtagtgctgcttcctgtacctccatttgcattggagtttatttgagagagagtTGCtattactgctgctgtgatagcagcctggaccattgccggatcataagttagtggtggaggtggtggtggggttgcgtttgtacgtgttgatctacgaggaggcattgcgctgccaaaagaaaaaaatgagagattataagttttggtggttgcgagttgaatgatattgagttaacttcctttaatagtttaagaatttggtttggccaacacagggttttgagcttgatttataagtaaagtttgaaTAGATGTACTTGTGAATTGACGAACTACACATAATTAAAAtaagaaagagatatgccctatatatatattaaacatacagttgtgttacatccgTGTTTAGACAAaaaattttgacctttctaaaggtctccgattacagaaagttttaaagaaaattatattcttatccgaagtcctaatttataacaaaatttgaaatcctggcaagcactacttgcgacttaggttgcgcttggagcttgactccgcatctgattgcttcgattccattagacgcctatcgaaagcggcttgttgttcccttaactcggctagggctgcaatcatttgtgcctgaaatgcctcagtttggagttgggcatggtcctgaatcccatccagcctacggatgtcagaagtgtgaacctgtacttctacgttgatctcgcggatccggttggcttgaactccggattgatagcattggttggctagtttgccaaccatgacCGGAATTGCTCGGTCTGCCGATCCCCCGCCTCTAACATCataaaagtctcggcacatgccgtagggagggcgtaagctttgttgtcggctccaatggtggaggtgacttccccacacaggagtgggtccttggaagttcctcacatggacaagAGGTTATGGGGcggtggattgataacctctggctctgaatctgtaccagagtcatctccCTCATCCAATTCTAtcggctcttcgtcttcttcgggatcttcttcgatccatcctccattaccttggttggggtagtaggggtcattggggtgatggaatccagccattgagtctgtacgagaatagggttaagaatttactataagctagagcACATGAAATTTGCCCTTAAGTTTAATGGCTGATGACAACACAAAAACTCCCTTAGTATTATGTAATGATgtgcttttggtaagttttaaaattgttgtccactgcagacactccttggcacatGTTAGTCAACTCTcggaaaaatatagttgatcaggctatattcttcccagttccgattacatgtcccaaggtgtacctgtactgcacaacttatttataatacttctaaaattatccgatatgaaactgttattagtatgaaatgagtgcatgcctactttaaaaactaattaaatttaatttcaaaagtatgcctcttctcagagtgtttttgcccagttgagtttatagttgtataccaaaaagaaatggttttgatatacttaattccctataaacaaagctctgataccaatctgtcacacccccaaaccagaacggcggaaacgttcaggggcggaggacgtcatattcagtatcataacagttcatagaaaggaaagtacacaccaccatacatatataaaggttttaaaaatgtttacatcattgtattcattacatgcttaaaagataaatgcataaacatctttcaaaagaagtaattaacgccagcgcgttaatccccaaaagttgatttccaaacctgcttagcggttccctgagaatacaagttatttcaaaaagaaagtgtcaacaattaagttggtgagttgataagtggtttagaaactttgtatgccattccaaattgaatgtatgttttccaagaaaacatcccttattttcttataaaagtgtgaaatgcatgagaatatatgtattgaataatatagcaagttgaatcaagaaaatcccttattttcctattagccgtttgttttgtatacaaggaaaatcccatattttcctaaagtaatagttagcctaatgttCCAGACTAAAAAAAACGAAAGCAAAagacatgctttagaaggttgaagcatagatttatataataaaacctattagaagatttcagtttgttagatgaataatagttttaataactactcattcataaatcagaagtactataataactgtatatccgatgagttttataaccatactaaacataatatgcctgtagcgacgttcttcaggcgtcgtagcgttatgacaaactgtcaccccaaaggaaggactgtagctaacagtcagggcgcgggatcatgacttcccgtatagatctatacacatttgacacgttctccgaacgggagactctggttatagacaggacttgtagcgataccttctaacaaaaaggcagtatttgaatatgtacatgtctcacggattctcaactaagtctgtattaaagtaatagttttgcatgcaaagatcatcctttctcacaaagttttgacaatgcgtaaatcataagtttttaaaatgtattaaaacggtttagcaacgaaggatactttggaattactaaataccttgtataaatctagtgcatgcaaagtatgacaagagttttcatagTAGTAAAGAATTCTAAGTGAGTTATTCGATAAAAGCAAGTGAAGTGAAACTTTataaaatacacgataataaccgtatgtttacttgtattccccccctaaaagagtataaaagcatttaaaatgtatttaaagtgtgtttgaagggggtatgaactcaccaggaggtttgaagaaagcgagatggaaaccgggcaaaATTTTGTCTTgggaaatggatttttctcgggattctcgagaatctcgggagtaaaaacgatcttcgggacttgggcaaaatgaccagggcttcgggttagcacgggcacggaaaacgaggcaaaacgcaagagaaacgagaggaaatgagcaagttttcccggaaccctcgcatcccttttataggggctgagaggcctcggtacgcggggcgtacgggcgtacgcggggcgtacccgtgcgtcatgcatgagcgagtcctcgactgccccggagttcggatgggatggggcgtagctcgcatagggggcgacgtggacgaaccggggcccttgatttgagtacgcggggcgtacgagggtacgcagggcgtacctcggtcctatctgctgactcctcttcggataataccaagagtttatatttaaatttatatttattttaaataaacttctaaagttcatatctccttcatacgaactccgttttcgacgttctttatatccacgcgtaggtgagactaagatctacaactttcgtttagattccgtcggcaaattcgaaaattatttttattatttatttttaaaagttcgGGGTaagaaaattagttaaaaattcataactttttcatacgatgtccgatttgagcgttctttttatgtacgtttgtagtttaatgatatctatgactttcatttagacacctaaggtcaaaaagtgttttattgaaactttgcgtttttacgtaacttcgtattgccggtttttgtcggaaaacttagaatggtcataacttcttcgttataactcggattttagtgttctttatatgcttggaaaccttaagacgatatttactacatagtgtactccaaacagagctttagaacacttcatttttcaatgatattctaattactttttcaaagaggttacaagactcgattttcaatgacctgaaatgacgggttgttacataaTAGCatataaagcataacagatagtggcactccagacaattatcacaaacacAAACATCTCTACTATAagcaactactagtgggccgacattggtgccttcgacccacttctacaaGAAGGTAACTAATGCTACACAGAACTTGCTAAGGCCTAACTCTGTACATTAGCTCTCTACTCAATGCCTACATTCACCAAGCGATcaatccatcaaaatcccaaaatacccaaactgcccctagaagtcaaacttggtcaaccatgatcaaagtcaaggtcaacaatccatgttgacccaactcgtcgagtgcatccatcaactcgttgagttccttcggTCTTCAGAAAACCGAGAAAACcctatccaactcgccgagtttgctcaGTAATAAAAAAGGTCGGGGGACCacgatccaactcaccgagttagatgaacaactcgtcgagttttccttaaTCGTAACTCATTCAGTCACTTCCAAGCTAGGCAGTTATAGCGGTCCAAAATCAAATATCGGTTAAGGGCCGATATTTGGAATATAGGTTATCGTGGTGGGATATCGGTATTTTTATATCATGcataattgatatatatatatatatatatatatatatatatatatatatatatatatatatatatatatatatatatatatataaacataaaacatatataaaagtaatacaaaaagtaaaaattcaaaactgttaatgtttgaaacataatcTTATGTAAGCCATGGAATTTTCCTTTAAGTCCAAATCAACCAAGGCATCCAATTATTTTATCTAGATTATCCACATCAACtctaatatcatcatcatcatcatttaagAATTATGTACTTAACACATCATGATCAAACCTATATAAACTAGCAAGTTAACACTTAAGTATGTAACAATTAACATAACAATAAGATCAGTTAATACTTAAAACATGAGTCTATTACCTAAAAATAACAATTAAGTACTTAACATAATAGCAGGTTCAATTAAGTAAAGTCCATAAGACTTAAGGCCATGACTTAACACTAAAAAAAGCAAGTAAAATTACTTAACCGATATCCCACCTAGAAATCGCCTGCAAATATCGATAAATATCGTTAAATATCACCGATTTTTGCGGTCCGATATTTTGGATCGATATTTGACACCACTATTTTGAAAAGTGCCGATAACCGATATCCCACCTGGAAATCACCTGGAAATCGCTGATATTAACTGCTTAGCTTCCAAGCAATTCTAATtcctccaaatcatagatctggtcCCTTTGGGTTgagataccatgtaaagttgctaactttacgtccatgcatggtatCAAGATGCTAAAATCACTAAAACTAAGCTTCTTAAGGGACCTAGGGCATGGAGGAGTGCCAAGACTTGATAAAGCTGGCAACTTAAAGTCTAAAAAGGCCATGAaatgtctagatctgaagtcataaTTTCATAACACGTTCAAATCCATGAATGAATCCAAAATAAGCTACTAAAGGCCATAAACTTCTCAAAGAAGAGATCTAGCAAATAAATAGTAAAGGTATCAACTTATGCCTCCAAATGGTTGCAACAATACTGAAAATCCCAGATCTAAAGCTTCTCCCTTCAACTTTGCACCACCAACTTCACGCTCCTTCAAGAAAAGCACCAAAGAACACTCTttaggctctctctctctctctcacacacacacaaaataggGAAAGAGGcacgattagggttttatctGGACTGAGGGGACGATGAGAGAGGCCACAATGACacattaaggcctttaaatagggtacaaaaccctgaaacttagggtttcatttctgccagcctactcgtcgagttgaggcctcccaactcgtcgagtaggtttcttAACCCGCGTCCTAAATCATCTATACTCGACAAGtctggggctcccaactcgtcgaattTCACTATAAAGGTGtataaaatatgattttaaatacataccaggaaccaggcgttacGTATAAtgtttaaatagaaaaaacaaaaaaatactaAGAAATAACGTTTAAGGTATTGGTAAGTTGGAAATGGACCATAAGATAAGtatatttaaatatattaaatgAAGCATACAAGAAAGATATTCATGTGCGTTAAACATATGAAAAATGGAAAGTATGAATATATGATGCTTGAAAGAATCGCAGACAAAGTACAAAAATAACTTTTTCACTAGGTCTCCTCATACttaataaatgtcaaaatataatGATAAACTTGGAAATTCTAATAAGTACTCCCAAAATTCAATTCTTAAAAGGTCTCGGAGAAGGGAAATACTCCAATCTCAAAGTTAACATTCCTAAAGtaagttttaaaacatcaaatagctTTAACTCAAACAAGAATTAAGCAATAAATATTATTATAGATGAAAATATTGCAACACTTTAACTATTAACAACACAATAACAAACATTAATAAAATGTAATGTGTATGCATCTATTCCCTTTTCCCATTCTTTACTCTCATACACGTTTCTTTCTCTTAAAAGATACGATGAGGATTTGAAACCCCTATATCAAGAGCTCGTAGTCAGGCCCTTGAATGTACCTTTATGTTGCTGTATCTCTAAACCCTTCTTCACTCATCAACAACATGTTCTGATTAAACACGGTGGTGCTTCTTTGGCGATGCAATCATCATAGTAAAAGTTAAGTGATTCATTGTGTATGTTTCATTTGTGACCTGAGATAAAGCTTAAACTCCCTTGTTATTAACAAAACTTGTGAAACCCACTTCAAGAAACACACGAACCTGAGTCAAAGAATGTCAAAATCAGGTTGTGTGAAAACCACTTCTGGCAAGAAAGTTAAAGAAgccaaaaaaaaaatccaataagAAAGTCAGTTTGTGTGTCAAACTCAGAGTCGGTTCTTCCAAAATAGCATTGAGAAAAATGATCATTCATTTTTCAAAAGTCTGCATAGAGAAATAAATTGCCATAagcttttttattttgattttaatgGTGTTGTGTAATGGTGTTTTTTGCATTTTTGCTTGATTTTAACAACTTGATTTTGCCAACCTGCAACTTAttttgatatgtgctctgtaatGGTGTTTTTTGTATCTAGAAAGAGCTTTGAACTGAAAATAGCTTTGCAGATGACCTTCTCCGGCTAACGTGGTTTTTCTCCCGCAAATTTCTAGTTCGTGTTTAGAGATTTTCCCATTACTTCTTGTGTATCTTGATGATAGCTTGGATTTAAGTAAACCTAAGTTATATTTTGGGAAATTGGCTTTTTTTTCCGGTGGCATGACAGGAAAGAGAAGGatccattttatttttataaagcaGGGTTATAATTGTAATTTACTTAAAAAATCTGTGGAAATATCAAAAATGTCTGTGGATATATCAGCTCCCTATAAATAATTGATTATCACCGATAATCATTGATTATTACCAATCATTTTTTTTCTAATGAGTATGATATTTAGTTTATAGTAACCCATACTATCGTCATGTATATATTAAAATTGGAAGCAAATTTTTCTTAAAGAAAATTGATGTCTCATAACTGTTGTTAAATTTGGGAAATGGAGTGCGTAGTAAATAAAAAAACCAGATTGTTTGCATAAGGGACGGACGCATGACTTGATAGTAGgtgttattgattttttttttcggtaaaacataatataaaagtatgttgttattaataACTTTTGTAGTTATGTttatagcaacgtacttttaATACTTTGTTTATTAAATCATTCTATTTTCActtctttttcatatttatagtacatataacatcttacttttgtttttttttcaattatagcaatgtacttcaaatatatatatatatatatatatatatatatatatatatatatatatatatatatatatatatatttctattatagcatcatactcttaataacaacatactttttttttagtttgttttGTATTATACacaatttcaatttcatataaacCTAAACAAGTAACACAAGTATACCTATTTCTTTTATAACATCATGAATTTAGAGACAAACACTTTAACTTATCAATTAAGCACTTTATCACTTCACGCACTCAAACTAATAAACCTAAACAAGTAACACAAACATACATATTTTACATTTGGCAATTGGGATTCGATTTTTGCTACTCACTCAACAATGCAGCCAACAAAAGAAGAGGAGAATGATCGGCGATGGAGGCAACAAGAAGAGAAGTCGACTGTCGACAAGAAGCAGACAAGCAGCGATGAGCGAACACAGGAGGTCACAGACCTCGTTTTTTCTTTTCTTGTGTGCTTCTACCGAATTAGTGAGCCAATTGGAGCAATAGATACAATTATCAAAATGTCATTGGgctatttttcatatatatatatatatatatatatatatatatatatatatatatatatatattttttttttttttttttttttgactaaaattattaggattaataattaaaaacattgggcTCCTAATTTTTGGGCTTGGTTAATCCAATATGCCAGCAATTTTCTTTACGTAGTTGCCGTTTGTTTTTTCTTTGTATTTGCCAATTTCTTTTTACGTAGTGGCACAGTAtgtaaaaaaaaatcgaaaaaatttCCACAGCGTACACGAAGTTTAGGTGTTGTCGGTAACACACCGGACACCTGTTTAGAACCGCCCTTGATAGTTATCAATGGTGACTTTTACTTTCCTTGAAAAACCATTTGCACCTTATGCTTACATATCCACAAATATTTTAACAGGATAatacaataataataacaacaaaccCGAGAATCTCAAAATCTAATTAGAATGGAGTAGGGATAGATGACAGTCGTGTCTAGATAGTTAAAACGAGCCTTTCATAGATGACCTCcaacatgtataacttgagaaccGGTAAATGAGGCAAAAAAACGGATAAAATAAATAAGAGAGACCAGTCCGACATATATGAATGTAAATCATAATAAACATAATAACTCCATGCTCTTAGAAACTTCTAAACATCTAATAATAAAACACGTCAATTCTAAGGCACTAGGAAAAAAACAATAGTTGTAATCATATTTTgaattgttttcaaattcataatTGTGCCGTACACCAAACTTGCATAAAATATTTCATCCCTTTTTGCACTAGTATAAATTCCAATTACACTAAAATGACACTAACAAGCACTTTTAGCGTCTAATAGAATCGGATCTAAAACATTCTATTTCATGAGACTATATTCAATTAAAATGTCAATTTTGCAAGTATATTTTTACCATGAGTTGAACATGGGACCTTTTAATTACAAATTAACAACATCCACGAGTAAgaaaaactgttttttttttggCAAAGCTACAACACACATTGGTTACAGAAAATGAAGCCATGTAAAGGCAATGACAAAGATCAAGAAACAAGATGATGAACCATGCAAATCATGAACTCCGAATCCGGTTGCATCCGATTGCTTCGTTTGACTAAGCTGTTACATCAATCTACAACATCATTTGACCATATTATCAAAATGGTTTATAGGAAAGAACAATGTTTAAGGATTACCTGTGGAGAAACCGAACACAACTCAGGTTGGCGAACAATGTAGATCTGATCACCAATGTCGTTTTCCTTATAAATATCCTGGTTTCGATGCCATGTCCATAGTGCATATGTAGAATTCACGACCTACAAAACGTTTTTAAAAATGTCTTTAGTCCCCATTTGTTATGCAAGACACAACAGAACAGGTTGTACTGCATTTAGCGTGCATTGGACTGAGACTGAGACTGATGTAATGGACAAGCTTTCTTGGCTATTTCAATGATGGGGATGAGGAGGGCATTTACGACTTTTTGTCCTTAATTAACATTTCTTACCTCGAGGATGCCATGTCCAAAGCTGCTTTCTCTAAATGCACTCCATTCGGGTTGTTTATCCCAACAAAATTTCCCCTTTGCAGGACCAGAGGTGAAATTTGTATGACATACCCCTCCAAATTCAGGTATATTATCACTAGGTGAAGGACATTTTCCAGGTTCATCTGCGAATTCAACATCAACCTTCTCAATGTTACCACCATCTCCAATTGTTATATACACGGGCCCACAAGGGTCTAAACTGTAATTATACACTCTATTCATCCGCTCATAAGCATGCACCTGAAAAAGCCACAAATTATCGTTCATTTCATTTGTGGTTGATATCTCATACTCAAGAAACATTATCTTTGTGTTATGTCGTTCTTTCTGTATTAAGTAAAAAGGCAACAATATCTTACATGACCAGAGAACACAATGTCAACATGATACTCATACAAAAGTTCTTCCATTTCTAGCCTCATACACTCAAATTCTTGATAATGTGAGGAATAACTATTGTACCAAGGGGAATGCCATGTGGCCACTAACCAAGGTGTCACACTTCGGTTTAATTTTCTCAAGTCGTTTTGAAGCCAAGAATATTGTGcacctgaaaaaaaaaaatcatgtattcGTATCAACTACTCACTACTTGAAAAACGAGTAACAAATTAGCAATTTTGGTAAAAGTCAAATTTAGATACCGGTTTTATTGTAGTCAATATATGCTCCTAACATGATGAAGTGTATGCCTCCCGCATCAAATGAGTAGTAGAAATTGGTGTTAGAGCGTGACTCCTTGGAGGGAACTGCGAATCTTTTTAGATATGATTCGAAGGTGACACCAGAAGCTTGTGGTTCGATCTCATGGTTACCTTCAATGATCATCATGGGTACTCTAGAGATCAAGGGCTCCATGAACCTGAACTTTTGTGTCAAAATTATCACATTCTTCTACAAGGGGGAATCACAATCCATATAGCAAAGTCATACAGAAGAGTTTACCTTCCCCATCCATCCCAACGGGGTTGATATGTTTCACGAATTGGGGCATCGGGAAAAGCACAAGAGAAGCAGGAAGCACCATCGCCACCAGTTGTAAGGTACTGATTAGCGTAACTTAGGTCACCCACCATTACAACAAGAGATGGATCATTTTGAATCAGATGATCGATAGTGGTGGTCGTATTTGAAGTAAGGCCAAGGTCTCCGACGACTCCGATTCTACTAGGGTATGCGTTAGGGCTGGGCAACGGTAACGTTTTGAAAAGACGCTCGTCGCTCATCGCCGGAATAGAACTGTCTCCACATTTATAGTAATAAGTCGTACCAGGTACAAGACCTAATAAAGCAAATCAAGCATTGATTTGAACTAGTGATTATGGGTATTAATGGAAAATTGAGGTGATGAATTCTTACCATCAATTTTGACATGATGGATGATCCCGGAAGTGTAATTAAGAAGCCCCTTGAATGGATATAGCTGATTATAAATCACTGAAACTCCATGTCGTTTCTTCGAATACACCCCGCTTTTTTTTCCATACCACACTTCACTAGCAACACTCGATGGATCGAGTGGCGTTACATTCTTCCCAATTTGTGCATCCCCTTTAAAACAAGAATGAAATTATATCGAGAACGATCACATAGACATTGGTGGAAATGAGTGAAATTGTACCAGTGATCCATGAAACCCACATGGAATTTGGAGTGGAAAGTGCTAAAGCAATTTGTTCTGGAAAATTTGAAGTCACATTTTTCTTTAATCTGGTATGATTCATGGGCAAATCGTCGCTGCCTCGACGAAGTGATGGGTCGAATTTTCGGGTTTCCGGGT is a window of Lactuca sativa cultivar Salinas chromosome 1, Lsat_Salinas_v11, whole genome shotgun sequence DNA encoding:
- the LOC111915916 gene encoding purple acid phosphatase 23; this encodes MEGRLLKSLTMMMVILMSASAKIPTTMDGPFNPETRKFDPSLRRGSDDLPMNHTRLKKNVTSNFPEQIALALSTPNSMWVSWITGDAQIGKNVTPLDPSSVASEVWYGKKSGVYSKKRHGVSVIYNQLYPFKGLLNYTSGIIHHVKIDGLVPGTTYYYKCGDSSIPAMSDERLFKTLPLPSPNAYPSRIGVVGDLGLTSNTTTTIDHLIQNDPSLVVMVGDLSYANQYLTTGGDGASCFSCAFPDAPIRETYQPRWDGWGRFMEPLISRVPMMIIEGNHEIEPQASGVTFESYLKRFAVPSKESRSNTNFYYSFDAGGIHFIMLGAYIDYNKTGAQYSWLQNDLRKLNRSVTPWLVATWHSPWYNSYSSHYQEFECMRLEMEELLYEYHVDIVFSGHVHAYERMNRVYNYSLDPCGPVYITIGDGGNIEKVDVEFADEPGKCPSPSDNIPEFGGVCHTNFTSGPAKGKFCWDKQPEWSAFRESSFGHGILEVVNSTYALWTWHRNQDIYKENDIGDQIYIVRQPELCSVSPQLSQTKQSDATGFGVHDLHGSSSCFLIFVIAFTWLHFL